ATTCCCGGCTGTCCGGAGCCGTGGTCCGAGCATCGCAGCGCCGACGAAAACGACACGAACGACGCTGATCGGCGTCGTTTACGAGCATTTTCGAGACGGAGATCCGATGCGCAGAAGACGGCCGTTGGGCTAGGTGATCGTCCCGAGCGATCGCAAGCCTCAGTGTTCCGTGTCGGTAGGTCTTCTGACTTCCAAGCCTCGAGTCTTCACGGCCTTCTCATCGGGGCAAGGTCGCCAGGAGCGTGTGCTCCGAGCGAGGATTGCAACGACAATGGCGATCGAATGGAAGACTCTGTGGCGCTTGGTTACAGCGGCGGGGCCGTTCTGGATTCGCACCAGGTTCCCTGTTTGCCGACGACACGAAAACCGAGCCGTCGGCCACCGACACTTGGGTGGGAATCGAGCCTAATCGAAGCCACATGAAAGGTCAACGATTCCGCGATTCGCGCCCTACGCCGAATCCGAGAGAGGCATGCAAGTTACGTCCGAAGCGTCGGCTATGAAAATGCACGGAATTATCTGGAAAAACATATAGACGCCTATAGACTGAGGGAACGGCTGGGGCCTGAGGGGTTCGCAAAAGAAACAGGAGTTTTACATGTCTTTGAGGAACAGAACCGCACCATTCGTCGTGCGGCGCGCCGGTTCTCGTGCGCGGATGAAGTCGAGCGGTTTCACGCTCGTTGAGTTGCTTGTCGTGATCAGCATCATCGGGATGTTGATGGCTTTGTTGTTGCCCGCGATCAACAACGCTCGTGAGACGGGTCGACAAAATACTTGTCGAAGCAATCTCTCCAACGTGGCCGTCGCGATGATTTCGTACGACAGTCGTAACGGTCGCTACCCGGGCTACATGAACGTGTTGCTCACGCAACAAGGGAACCTCTACAAGGACATCGGTAGTTCGGTCGCGACTCCGGTGAGTTGGGCCGTCGAGCTTCTGACGGATCTCGATCGTAGCGCGCTGTACGAACAGTGGCGCACGGACTCCAACAGCGCCAGCGGCACCGGTAGCGGTAGCGGCGGCTCGTCGTCCTATGTTGCGAACTTGAAGGTCTACTTGGAAATCTTCACCTGCCCGAGCGACGATGCGAATCGTGCGGGAACGCCGACCAGCTATGTCTTGAACACCGGCATGAAGGACTTGGTCACTGCCACGGCTCCCGTATCGACGGGAATGCCGCGCGACTTCCAAGCCAACGGGATGTTCTTCGACAACTACTCCGACAATCCTAAGGTGAAGACGACCGCCGCTTCGCGTGGTCCGGAAATCGTGATGCGTTCGGGAAACATTCGTGATCCGAAAGATAAGACGATCATGTTCACGGAGAACGTCGATGCCGGTGACTACACGTTCGATTCGACGCTGACCGGCGACACGAACTACAACAAGTACTCCGAAGTACAAGTCGGTTGTATTTGGGACGGACTGGGAACCGTCGTCACCAACACGACGGATACGAAGCAAACGCCCGTCATGACGCCGACCGTCGACGGTTATCGAATCAACTTCGATATGGGTAAGGGAGACTTCCAAGACTACAAGTATTGCCGTCCGTCGTCGCGTCACCCGCAAGGGGTCAACGTGGCGTTCATGGGCAAGAACGTGGTGTTTATGCGAGACACCCTTTCGTACTTCGTCTTCGCGAAGCTGATGTCGAGCGACGATGCCTTGATGAAGGTGCCGGGCACGACCGGGGCATCGACGATCAACATCGCTTTGGTTAAATACCAAATCAACGACGCGGATATCAATCCGTAGTTGATCGCAAACGTCCGCCTGCAAATGCAACAAGGCCCGATCGGAAATTCCGATCGGGCCTTGTTCGTTTTTTGAATACGGCGTACCGACGTTAACGGAGCGGGTTTCCTACGGCCGCGGCATTCGTTTCCATGCCGCGCAAAGGATTGCCGGCCGAGGTCGAGGGATTCACAGTGTCGCTCACCCATGCCACGGGTCGCACCGCGGAATCTTGTCGATAGTTCGGCGCTCGGGAGGCGGCGATCGGCATCGCCGGGGCGGGGATCGGGATTCTTGCGGCGTCGGGCGTGGGAGCCATTCGCGCAGGCTCGACCGAAGGGGATGTCGGGAGGAATACCGCAGCGCGCGGCGGAGATTGCTTGTAAGCAATCGTGCTCGACGTGGTTGCTTGATAAGCGTCGTTGAGCGCCGGCACCTGAATGGCGATGCGAAGCGCCGCGACTTCATCGCGCGGCAATGTGCGCAGCACGACCGGTGCAGCAGCAGGGGCCGTGCTCACGCTCGGCATACTCGACGATTGTGGTGAAGACGCCGGCGACGAAATCGGCGGAGCGCTGAAGGTCGTTTCCGTCGTCGGATAGACGGTGTGCGTCATGCGAGCCGGCATCGCGGCGGGGGGCGTCGCCTGAGTCGTTTGCGGCGGCCGATTCACCACAGCGGGTGCAGCCGAGTAGTAAGGATTCGCGACGAACTGCGGTCCCGGATCGGCCAGCGAGAAACTCACCGGCACAAGGACGATCGCACCGAAGCTGAAGGCCCAGCGAGGGAGTCGCATGAAGATGAATCCTTTTGATAGGGGCCGCAAACTTTCTCTAGGTTCCACAACCCATACAATCGGCAGTTTTCGGGTTAGAGCTTCGGAAATTCGTCGCGGGTTGCAAACCGCGGGTCTCCGTCCGACAATCGTGGTTCGCTCCGCTGTTTTGCCGGCACCGCTTCGTGCCGGCTCCTACCTGCGATAAGCCCTTGGAAATCAAGTCGTTATGAGCATGTCTACTATGGTTGAGCCTTGGTACGCGGTCGAGAACGTCGGCGAGATCGCGAGCCCGGCGATGTTGGTCTACCCGGACCGAATCGAACGAAATCTGAAGCGCATGATCGAACTTGCCGGCGGCACGGCGCGTCTTCGTCCGCATGTGAAGACGCATAAGATGGCCGAAGTGATCCGGATGAATCTCGCGGCGGGAATCACGAAGTTCAAAGCGGCGACGATCGCCGAGGCGGAAATGTGCGCCTCGGTCGGCGCCCCGGATGTGCTGATCAGCTTTCCGCAAGTCGGACCGAACGTCGAGCGCCTCATCAACCTGTGCGCGGCGTATCCGAATACGAAATTCGCGACGATCGCCGACGACCACGGGCACATTCTGCATCTCTCGACCGCGTTCGCTCAAGCAGGCCGGCAAATCGAGGTTTGGCTCGATATCGATGTCGGTCAGCATCGCTCCGGCATCGCCCCCGATGAACGGGCACTGGCCCTTTATCTACAGCTTCACGAACTGCCGGGCACCGTGCCGGGCGGGCTGCATGTATACGACGGGCAAGTGCGCGATCCGGAACTACAAGAACGGATCGAGCATGGCGAGTCGTCGTATCGGCCGGTCGTGGAATTGGTGCGGCGCATCCGCGAGGCCGGCTTGCCGATGCGATTGCCGATCTGCGGAGGCACTCCTTCGTTTCCGGTGCATGCGCGCCATCAAGATCGGGACTGTAGTCCCGGCACATGCATCTTCTTCGACGTCAGCTACGGGCTTCGTTATCCGGATCTCGGCTTCGAGCATGCGGCGGTGCTGCTCGGTCGCGTCGTCAGCAAGCCGGGCGAGAATCGAATCTGCGTCGATCTTGGCTATAAGGCTGTGTCGCCCGATAACGCGACCTTGCGCGTGCAACTGTTGAACGTGCCCGACGCGACGGTGTTCGGTCACTGGGAAGAGCACCTTACGGTCGAAACGCCGGCTGCCGCGCAATTCTCGGTCGGCGATGTGGTGTACGGCGTGCCGTATCACATCTGCCCGACCGTCGCGCTGCAGCGCGAGGTGTATACCGTGCGCAACGGCCGTGTCGACGGCAGTTGGAAGGTCGTGGCGCGCGACCGGAAGCTGACCGTTTAACGACCCGGATCGCTGTTTGTTCCTTCGATTTTCTCCTGCTCAGAGTTCGCTTGCCCGATGTCTCATTCTCGATTGTCCACCGGTGTCGAAGGGCTCGATTCCTTGCTCGGCGGAGGCTTGCTTCCCGGCACTCTCACCGTCGTCGTCGGTGCGACGGGCATCGGCAAGACGCAACTCGGCTTACAGTTCGCCGAGGCCGGCGCGCGTGACGAGAAACGTCGTGGAATCATGTTCGATATGACTTCGCGCGGCGATCCGCAAAGCCATGCCGATTACGCGCGACGGATGTTCGATTGGTCGCTGACATCGGTCGATCCGGAAGCCGCGCCGGCGCTCGATCGGGTCTTCGCGGCCGATTTTATGCCGGGAGATTATCTCAATATCTTCCGCTATGCAGGCCGGCGCGTAGCCCGGGGAGACTTGAGCTTCGAGGAATATCAAGAGTGGCAAGCCGAACTCGCTCGCAAGCTCGGCGCGACGATCGCCTTCTTCTACGCCAACTTCATTCGGGGCTGCCGACGCACGGTGATCGACGGCATCGAGCCGCTGGATCGCAAGCGAGACTCGATCCAACTCGAACTCTTCGAATACATCTACCATCAAGTATTGCGAAAAGACCCGGAGTGGGTGGCGCGCGATCTATTTCGCGAACACTACCGGAGCCGAGAAGCGGAGATCGCCGCGGCGAAATACGAGCCGACGTCGATCGGTTGCGTGCTGCTCTATACGTCGTCGGAAACGATGCTCGACCAATTGATCGAACGCCCGCTCGACGAAGGGGATCTGCTGGCGAATGCCAACACGATCATTTACCTCGGCAAAACGCGCACGCATGAAGGTCGCATCGGTCGTGGCTTGCACGTAGCCAAGCATCGCGGCAGCGCCTGCAGCGACGACATCGTGCCGTATACGCTCGGTGATCGCGGCATGACGGTCGGCTAGAGTTACATGCCGACGCCGGCGATGCTAGCCGCGCATCTGCTGTTGCTGCATCATCTGAGCTCGGGCCTTGGCGTCTTCGGCGTCTTGGATGCGCCCGGCTCGCACGCAGACGACGCTTAAGGCCGTATAGCTGCGGGGGTCGTTCGGTTCGAGTTCGCAAGCCTTCTTGGCATGGGCCACGGCTTCGTCGTGGCGCTGGAGCTTGCCGAGATAGATCGAGAGCGCGGAATACGCCAGAGCGTAGGTCGGCTCTTGAACGAGTATCTCTTGCAGCTTTGCCACCGCTTCCTCGAACTTTCCTTGGTCCTTCAACTTCACGGCTTCATCGTAAAGCTCGAAACTAGCGGCCATAAGGGAAACTCCGACGGAAGAACAAGGAACGCAGGCGAGTAGGATCTTGCTCTAGTTTACCTAAAACTCGTGCCGGCGTCAGGGCTTGCGAAGGCGCGTTGTTGCTACGGAATCATAAATTTCCGCCTTGCGTCAAAACAGGTTGCGACGGTACTGTTCTCCCAACCGATAAGTCAATCCTGGCAGCGGTAGAGCGTAGGCGATGCAATAAGCAACGCTTCCGTTTGCCGCACCGCTCCGACGGTCTCTTGTGGTGAGATCGCGCGACGGTGCCGGGGCGTCCCCAAGCACAAGGAAGTGCACGTGGGTATTCATCCCCTTTCCGTAGTTCACCCTTCGGCGAAGTTAGGTCGGGATTGTGAAGTCGGTCCGTTTTGCGTGATCGAGCGCGACGTCGTGGTCGGAGACCGCTGTACGTTCGAAAGCCATGCGACGGTGCGGCGCGGGGTCGTGATGGGAGACGATAACCGCGTCTCCGAAAGCAGCGTGCTCGGCGGCTTGCCGCAACATCTGCAAGCACGCACTTACGACGGCAAAGTTCGCATCGGGTCGGGCAATACGTTCCGCGAGTTCACTACCGTCCACCGCTCGCTGCATGCGGACGGCGAGACGATCGTCGGCAACAATAACTTCTTGATGGTTAATGCGCACATCGCTCACGATTGCATCATCGCCGACCATACGATCATCGCCAACAACTCGATGCTCGGCGGCCACGTAACGGTCGACGATCGCGCCTTCATCTCCGGCGGCGTGGCGATTCATCAGAACTGCCGGATCGGTCGACAATGCATGATCGCCGGCACTGCCCGCGTGACGAAAGACGTACCGCCGTTCGTGACCGTCGACGGCTCGAGCAATTACGTCGTCGGTTTGAACTCGATCGGCTTGCGGCGTAGCGGCGTGACGAGCGAAGAGATGCTGCAACTCAAGCTCGCTTACCGTTTGATCTACCGTAGCTGCTTGCCGTGGCGCGAAATCTTGAGCCGCTTGGCGACGGAGTTCGCCGTTGGGCCCGCAGCCGAGTTTGCGCGGTTCTTCGAAGGGACGAAGCGCGGCATCGTCGCCGAACGGCGCCTGCCGCCGGGTTCCACGATCAAGCTCGCCACGACCGAAGAAGCGGCCGGAGAAGCGGAAGATCGCCGCAAGGCGGGCTAAGCCGCAGCACACGGCCCGCACCGCTTCATCGAGAGTCCATAAAAAAAGGCCCGGCGAAATGTTCGCCGGGCCTTTTCGTTTCTCTTCGGAGCTCGTCCGACTACTTCTTCGCCTTGTCGGCGATCGCGGCTTGAGCTGCGGCCAAGCGAGCGATCGGCACTCGGCGTGGGGAGCAACTCACGTAGTCGAGACCGATCGTGTGGCAGAACATCACGCTCGACGGCTCGCCGCCGTGTTCGCCGCAGATGCCGATCTTCAAGTCGGTTCGCTTGCTGCGCCCCTTCTCGACCCCCAACTTCATCAACGTGCCGACGCCGTCTTGGTCGATCGTTTGGAACGGATCGTTCGGAACGATATCGTTTTCCTTGTAGTAGTTGATGAAGCCTCCGTAGTCGTCGCGGCTCATGCCGAGCGTCGTTTGCGTGAGGTCGTTCGTGCCGAAGCTGAAGAACTCCGCCGACGCCGCGATCTGATCGGCTACGGCGCAGGCCCGCGGCACTTCGATCATCGTGCCGACCATGTAGTCGACCTTGATCTTCTGTTCGGCGAACACCTTCTCGGCTTCGTCCCGAATCACCTTCTCTTGGTTCTTAAACTCGGCCAAGTAGCCGACGAGCGGGATCATCACTTCCGGCTTCACATCCGTGCCGGCCTTCTTCACTTGGCAAGCGGCCTCGAAGATCGCTCGGGCTTGCATCGCCGTGATCTCCGGATAGACGATTCCCAAGCGGCAGCCGCGGTGGCCGAGCATCGGGTTCGATTCGTGCAATTCTTCGACACGGCGAGCGATATCGTCGGCCGAGATGCCGATCTTCTTCGCGAGCGCCTTTTGCGAGGCTTCGTCGTGCGGGAGGAACTCATGGAGCGGCGGATCCAAGAGGCGGATCGTCACCGGACGGCCTTGCATCGCCGTGAACAAGCCGGCGAAGTCTTCCCGTTGGAACGGCAACAGCTTCGCCAGGGCCTTCTGGCGGGTCGGCAAGTCGCCGGCGAGAATCATCTCGCGGAACTCATCGACGTGGTGGAAGAACATGTGCTCGGTGCGGCAGAGCCCGATCCCTTCGGCACCGAACGCGATCGCTTCGGTCGCTTGAGCCGGTTCGTCGGAGTTGGTTCGCACCTTGAGCTTGCGGAACTTGTCGACCCAGGTCATCAGCTTGGCGTATTGCTGATACACACGCGACTCTTCCGGCTTCAACGTCTTGGCGACGAGCACCTGGATGACTTCGCTCGGCTTGGTCTCGACCTTGCCCGAGAAGACTTCGCCGGTGAAACCGTCGACGCAGATGTAATCCCCTTCTTTGTACGTCTTACCGCCGACCGTGAGCGTGGCTTTTTCGTAGTCGATGTTCAATTCCGAAGCGCCGACGACGCACACTTTGCCCATCTGGCGACTCACGAGCGCGGCGTGCGAACTGGCACCGCCGAAGGCCGTGAGAATGCCCTTCGCGGCTTTCATGCCGCGAAGATCTTCCGGCGTCGTCTCGCGACGAACGAGAATCAATTCGATCTTCTCGTTGGCGAGGAACTTCGCTTCGGCTTCATCTGCGTGGAACACGATCTGACCGGTCGCGGCACCAGGTCCGGCATTGATCCCCTTGGTCATCAACCGACCGTCGGCGATCGCCTTCTTCTTGCCGGCCGGATCGAAAACCGGTTGCAGCAATTGGTTGAGGTCGTCGGCCGGAATGCGCTTCGGCGAGATCGCTTCTTCTTCGGTGATGATCCCTTCGTCGACGAGGTCGACGGTGATACGCACGGCGGCGAAGCCGGTCCGCTTGGCGTTGCGAGTTTGCAACATCCAAACCTTCCCGCGTTCGACGGTGAATTCGATGTCTTGCACGTCTTTGTAGTGCTTCTCGAGGATGATGCCGATCTTGTTGAGCTCGTCGTAAGCCTTCGGCATGTCCTTGGCGAGGGTCTCTTCGATCCGGAGCGGCGTGCGGATACCCGCCACGACGTCTTCACCCTGCGCGTTGATGAGGTAATCGCCGCAATAACCCGGCGTGCCGAGCGCACCGTCGCGGGTCAGGGCGACGCCCGTCGCGCAGTCGTCGCCGAGGTTGCCGAACACCATCGCTTGCACGTTGACGGCCGTTCCCCACTCATGCGGAATGCCGTAGGTGCGGCGATAAACGATCGCGCGATCGTTCATCCAGCTCCCGAACACGGCTCCGACGGCACCCCAAACCTGTTCCATCGGGTCGGTCGGGAAGTCTTTGCCGGTCTGCTTCTTCACGGCACCCTTGAACTCGGCGACGAGCTCTTTCAACTGGGCGACGGTGAGCTCGTTGTCGTTTTCGACCTTCGCGGCATGCTTCTTCTTTTCGAGTAATTCCTCGAAAGGGTCGGCGTCGGTCTTCTTTTCCGGCTTCATGCCGAGTACAACGTCGCCGTACATCTGGACGAACCGGCGATAGCTATCCCAGGCGAAACGCTCGTTGCCGGACGACTTAGCCAGGGTTTGCACCGTGGTGTCGTTCAGGCCGATGTTGAGCACCGTATCCATCATGCCCGGCATCGAGTCGCGCGCGCCGGAGCGGCAGGAGACGAGCAGCGGGTTGACCGGGTCGCTGAACTTCTTCCCCATCGTCTCTTCGACCTTCTTGATGGCCGCTTCGACTTTGGCCTTCAACTCCGGCGGATACTTCTTGCCGTTGTCGTAGAAATAGGTGCAAACCGAGGTGGCGATCGTGAACCCTGCCGGTACGGGGAGGCCGATCTTCGTCATTTCGGCGAGATTGGCCCCTTTACCCCCGAGGTGGTTCCGCATCTTGGCATCGCCGTCGGTCCCGTTCGGCCCAAATGAATAAACGTATTGATCGACATGCTCTGCCATGACAGGACTTCCTCGCGAATGCTTAAAAAATGGGGTGCAAGCGCCGTCGCCGGATTTCGGGCGCTCACGAGAGGAAACTCGGAGAGCCCGCAAGGGACGGCTTTTCGTTTGCCGATAGGGATAGTAAGTCCCTC
The window above is part of the Planctomycetia bacterium genome. Proteins encoded here:
- a CDS encoding DUF1559 domain-containing protein; this translates as MSLRNRTAPFVVRRAGSRARMKSSGFTLVELLVVISIIGMLMALLLPAINNARETGRQNTCRSNLSNVAVAMISYDSRNGRYPGYMNVLLTQQGNLYKDIGSSVATPVSWAVELLTDLDRSALYEQWRTDSNSASGTGSGSGGSSSYVANLKVYLEIFTCPSDDANRAGTPTSYVLNTGMKDLVTATAPVSTGMPRDFQANGMFFDNYSDNPKVKTTAASRGPEIVMRSGNIRDPKDKTIMFTENVDAGDYTFDSTLTGDTNYNKYSEVQVGCIWDGLGTVVTNTTDTKQTPVMTPTVDGYRINFDMGKGDFQDYKYCRPSSRHPQGVNVAFMGKNVVFMRDTLSYFVFAKLMSSDDALMKVPGTTGASTINIALVKYQINDADINP
- the lpxA gene encoding acyl-ACP--UDP-N-acetylglucosamine O-acyltransferase; its protein translation is MGIHPLSVVHPSAKLGRDCEVGPFCVIERDVVVGDRCTFESHATVRRGVVMGDDNRVSESSVLGGLPQHLQARTYDGKVRIGSGNTFREFTTVHRSLHADGETIVGNNNFLMVNAHIAHDCIIADHTIIANNSMLGGHVTVDDRAFISGGVAIHQNCRIGRQCMIAGTARVTKDVPPFVTVDGSSNYVVGLNSIGLRRSGVTSEEMLQLKLAYRLIYRSCLPWREILSRLATEFAVGPAAEFARFFEGTKRGIVAERRLPPGSTIKLATTEEAAGEAEDRRKAG
- a CDS encoding D-TA family PLP-dependent enzyme gives rise to the protein MSTMVEPWYAVENVGEIASPAMLVYPDRIERNLKRMIELAGGTARLRPHVKTHKMAEVIRMNLAAGITKFKAATIAEAEMCASVGAPDVLISFPQVGPNVERLINLCAAYPNTKFATIADDHGHILHLSTAFAQAGRQIEVWLDIDVGQHRSGIAPDERALALYLQLHELPGTVPGGLHVYDGQVRDPELQERIEHGESSYRPVVELVRRIREAGLPMRLPICGGTPSFPVHARHQDRDCSPGTCIFFDVSYGLRYPDLGFEHAAVLLGRVVSKPGENRICVDLGYKAVSPDNATLRVQLLNVPDATVFGHWEEHLTVETPAAAQFSVGDVVYGVPYHICPTVALQREVYTVRNGRVDGSWKVVARDRKLTV
- the ppdK gene encoding pyruvate, phosphate dikinase; translation: MAEHVDQYVYSFGPNGTDGDAKMRNHLGGKGANLAEMTKIGLPVPAGFTIATSVCTYFYDNGKKYPPELKAKVEAAIKKVEETMGKKFSDPVNPLLVSCRSGARDSMPGMMDTVLNIGLNDTTVQTLAKSSGNERFAWDSYRRFVQMYGDVVLGMKPEKKTDADPFEELLEKKKHAAKVENDNELTVAQLKELVAEFKGAVKKQTGKDFPTDPMEQVWGAVGAVFGSWMNDRAIVYRRTYGIPHEWGTAVNVQAMVFGNLGDDCATGVALTRDGALGTPGYCGDYLINAQGEDVVAGIRTPLRIEETLAKDMPKAYDELNKIGIILEKHYKDVQDIEFTVERGKVWMLQTRNAKRTGFAAVRITVDLVDEGIITEEEAISPKRIPADDLNQLLQPVFDPAGKKKAIADGRLMTKGINAGPGAATGQIVFHADEAEAKFLANEKIELILVRRETTPEDLRGMKAAKGILTAFGGASSHAALVSRQMGKVCVVGASELNIDYEKATLTVGGKTYKEGDYICVDGFTGEVFSGKVETKPSEVIQVLVAKTLKPEESRVYQQYAKLMTWVDKFRKLKVRTNSDEPAQATEAIAFGAEGIGLCRTEHMFFHHVDEFREMILAGDLPTRQKALAKLLPFQREDFAGLFTAMQGRPVTIRLLDPPLHEFLPHDEASQKALAKKIGISADDIARRVEELHESNPMLGHRGCRLGIVYPEITAMQARAIFEAACQVKKAGTDVKPEVMIPLVGYLAEFKNQEKVIRDEAEKVFAEQKIKVDYMVGTMIEVPRACAVADQIAASAEFFSFGTNDLTQTTLGMSRDDYGGFINYYKENDIVPNDPFQTIDQDGVGTLMKLGVEKGRSKRTDLKIGICGEHGGEPSSVMFCHTIGLDYVSCSPRRVPIARLAAAQAAIADKAKK
- a CDS encoding tetratricopeptide repeat protein, with the translated sequence MAASFELYDEAVKLKDQGKFEEAVAKLQEILVQEPTYALAYSALSIYLGKLQRHDEAVAHAKKACELEPNDPRSYTALSVVCVRAGRIQDAEDAKARAQMMQQQQMRG
- a CDS encoding recombinase RecA: MSHSRLSTGVEGLDSLLGGGLLPGTLTVVVGATGIGKTQLGLQFAEAGARDEKRRGIMFDMTSRGDPQSHADYARRMFDWSLTSVDPEAAPALDRVFAADFMPGDYLNIFRYAGRRVARGDLSFEEYQEWQAELARKLGATIAFFYANFIRGCRRTVIDGIEPLDRKRDSIQLELFEYIYHQVLRKDPEWVARDLFREHYRSREAEIAAAKYEPTSIGCVLLYTSSETMLDQLIERPLDEGDLLANANTIIYLGKTRTHEGRIGRGLHVAKHRGSACSDDIVPYTLGDRGMTVG